The window GAGGTGCGATTGCAGCTTGGGCGCAGGAACGTACTTCGGGCAGCACAGCGGGACATCCGGCGAAGAAAGTCCTCCTTCCACCTAGAGAGAATCCTCAGAAAGCAGAGGCTGCTGGAGGCACAGAAGGGACTGGAGCAGCCCAAGGCATTGTGCTGGCTCAAGGATGACCACACCCAGAAGCCCCCATACTGGGTACCCAGCACTGACACCATGGTCCCAGGGCCTCAACATAGAAGCAGGCGGACAGGTTACAGTTCTTTGAGCCTCCAAAGGCTCTGCAGCCGGTACTTGCCCCAGCTACACAGGTACAGCCAGCAGTGGTCATCTGGGATCATTGGCTGAGGTTTACAGCCTTGTTGCTCAGGTGGCCTTCTTTACTtcccagggcctcagtttctcagtctgtgaaatggaaagatttgcttactcctcccttccccaccatttttccctctttctctgtagGTGAGATCTTCTAAGACTCAGGCTtttaccttctcccattctgagtGGCAACTCTTGCTGCCTCGGTGGTCTCTTCCAAATGAGAATCtcagcctcatttttttttttttttaagattttatttatttatttgacagagagacagccagcgagagaaggaacacaagcagggggagtgggagaggaagaagcaggctcccagcagagcagggagccctatgcggggctcaatcccaggactctgggatcatgacctgagccgaaggcagatgcttaacgaccgagacacccaggcgcccctcagcctcATTTTTCACCTGCTGTTTAGACCCTGGCTATCCACGTACATCTCCCTGTGTTTGTCCTGTCACCAGCTCCATCTCATCTCTCCTCACACCAGACTCCATTCCCAcatgcttcttccctctccctcctgcctgtccTGCCACCTCAAGTGAGTTTCCTGACCTTACCTTCCAATTGATAAGCGAGTGGAACACTATCTTTCTGACTCCCAGGTCCCATTTgggatctttcttgttttttttttctccttcactccTTGCATTCAGTCAAGGTGAGGATGGAGCGGGGGACTGTGTCTGCTTCTTTATATCCTCCAGGCCTAGCCCAGGGCCTTGCCCATAGTATGTGTACAGTTCATGTCTGTCGGTTCTGTTGGCTCACCTCTCTGGTCTTCAGAGGACTAGgcaggacttttttttaagactttttattaaaattagtaTGCCTATCTCCCACATTCAGCAGTTACCAAGATTTATCATGCTTGCATTAATctcctttctgtcctttttctgatgaagtatttttgttttttatttttatttttaagattttatttatttgacaagtaggcagagcaacaggcagagggagagggagaagcaggctctccactgagcagggagcccaacatgaagcttgatcccaggatgctgggatcctgacctgagctgaaggcagacacttaaccgactgagccacccaggtgcccctgatgaagtattttaaaacaaatcctaGACATCGTGTCATTTCTAAAATACAAGGACTTCTCTTACAATCACATTGTCATTCACCTAACAAAATTAAGATCAGTTATTCAATATAATCTAAAACCTAGGCCCATATCAAATTTCTGTAATTGCCTCAAAAATATCTATTTACAGTTAGTTGTTCAAATTAAGATCCAAGTAGGATTCACATACTGCATGTGGCAAGTCTTTTAAGTTCCTTTTAATaatactttgtttcatttttatttcttcgtATCATTGATTTATTAAAGGTGGATCGGTTCTACAGAAGATGCCACTTTATAGATTTGCTTGTTTGATTCCTGCAGTGTCATTTAGATTGTTCCTCTGTTCCTCATACTGCCTATTAATGGAAGTTTTCCCTAAAGCATAATTAGATTCAGATTCAGTTCAGTCTTTTCataagataaagaaattgagcAACAGAGTGTACCTGGGCTCTCTGAAGCCAAAACTGTAGTCCATAGTTGCTTTTTGTACCTATAGAGCTTTTTTCCGACCTCAAAGGCTAGAAGGGGTAGTGACATTGGTCTAGTTATTAACCTCCCTTAGAGCAAACTAAGTGGGACTTTATATTCCCTCTGTGAGCAGGAAATAGGGaccttttacttttctaaaatggttttccttttctccacagtgTTTTCCTGAATCGGGATCCCTCCACCATGTTACCTCCTATGCCTGACCCTACTGATCAAATATCAGAGAAAATTCCATCAGAAGAGTATTTGCCCCAGGCTGCTTCTTACCCTCCAAGGACAGGACACTTTAGTAAAAATGCCCTCTATTCCTCAGGCAAGCGGCATCTCTGCACTCCTAAGGTGGCCTTGGCAAGGAATGGAGCCTTAGCCTCAGGCAGCTGCCTCACTGTGAGTTCTGAGTCTGCCAGCATCCAGGAAATGCAAAGAGTGGGTAAGCAGCCCTGTCAAATGTTGTCCCAGAGCTTAGCCTCTCTGGATCATTCAGCAAACAAGCTAAAGCCGAGGGATGAGCCAGGTGCACTCACCCCTTCCACCTATACCAAGAGGGGTAGGGGACTAGCAGACCCTGACCACACACGAGCAGGGTGGCAAAAAGAAGGGAACCTTGGGACCCACAAGACTGCTAAGGGAACCTGTTGCACTTCCTCACATCCCCGTGGACCCAAACAGGCATCTGGATGTGGAAAGGCAGCCAAGACTTTCTGGGTGGAATCCAAACCACCTCCTCCAAGCCGGGCATCAAAAAGGCAGCAGAGGGTTCTAGTCAAAGACATTGCCAAGAAGTCCTCTTGTTTGCCTCATGGCAGCCCTTTGAGGGGGCAACACAGTGTGGGAGACCAAGATTCCACATCCTCACTCACAGATTTCAGCCCAAGAGTGGACCATGTAAGAGATAAAGATGGTGACTTATCTGATGCAGATAGCAGTTACTCAGTGGATTCTCTCTCCTGTGTCTATGCCAAAGCCCTAATGGAGCCAAAGGACCCCGAGGGAAAGGAACAGGATCTCCCAGAGCCAGAGAACTCTGAAAGTGATGACGGCCAAATATCTGAGGACTCACTGGCTGAGAAGGGGTATGAAAGCCCGCCAGACAGCCCAAGGCGTAGTTATCTTCCCAATGGCCATGGCCACTGTAGGGCCAGAGTTAGAGCCTCTGTGAGGGGCTTCACCACATCCTCAAACAGTGGACGGTTCACCCAAACCCAGAGGAGCTTTTCCTTGGATAGCCTGATTGATGCCAAGGAGGAACTACGGGAAGATCAGCAAGAAGAGGCTTTCTTCAGTTCAGCTGATGAGATGCCCACAGAGACTTTCTGGCACCTGCAGACCTCCAATCTGCCCACAGTGGACCAGGAGGCAACGTACAGGCTTGGTCCCATCAACCACGGGACAGGAGCCAGGCTGGATGCCATCCTGCCAATGAGCAGTTCATTTTACCttggccccccgccccagcccccctGTGAGCAGCCTGAGTCAGAGGTAGAAGCAAGCTCCTCTGAACAGGCAAACACACTCCAAGGCCTGCAACTTTCAAGAGGCAGCCCTCTGTTGTCCATGGATTCCTGGTTTTCCTGTGACTCTAAGATCAATTCCAGCAGCCCCTCAGGAATAGTGGGTTCTTTATGTGCAAGTCCAGATATCCAGGAATCTCAGCCCCATGGTTGGGAGAGGCCTGGACACTGGCAAAATATGGAAGAACTAAAGCCATCAGGGGCAGAAACACTCCTGCCCTATAATTCCAAACTTCCCCGAGGTTGTGCCGAGCTGCCCTGCTGTGTAAGCGGTGTGTACACAATCCCTGCTTCTGATACACCCAGGCTGTCGCTCTCGGGGTCTTGCAGGCTGCTTCAGCCACGAGCTGCTGGCATCTTTCAGGCCAGAGGTCTCCCTGACACAGCCCAGGAGGCCAGCTCTGAAGCATCCAACAACTCCAGTGTGTCAGGTGTTTTGGCTGCCTCTGCTGCCTCATTCACTCATGTAGGCAGTGCCCATGAGAGAGACTGGGCCGCCCTTCAGCAAAAGTACCTCCTTGAACTGTCCCATCCTGTGTTGCAGGCTGTAAGAGAATCCAGGCCAGCTTTCTCCTCCCTCGAAGAAGACTCTGCCTCCTTGACCCAAGCTTCTGGCAAAGAAACAGATACTCTATTGCCAGTTGGTTCTGGGGTATCTAGCAGTCGGGATTTCAGCAACTTTCCTATCCATTTATCCAAAATTAGGCATTTGAGAGCAGAAAAAGAACAGGACAGTTTGAGTGCTGAGTTAGAAGGTACTTCAGATTTCTTTACAGCTAGAGAGAAAGAGGTGAGTCATAGTGGAACTTACTCAGCAGATGTAGAATCATTGACTTCTGGAACTACAAATGCACCAGTCTTTGTAGCAGAGAACAAGATAGCAAATTCCAGGACTGAAGCATGTGAAGTCAAGCAGAACAGCTTGGAAGAGTCTTCTCAGAGTAGTGGGAAACCTCGACTGATGACTTCCTCTGATGAATGTTTTTTCCAGAAGAGCCGTTGTCACGGTCATGTCACCATAGCCACCAAAGAAAACCACTGGCCCCGTGGCGGGGCTCATCTCAGGAAGAATAGTGCAGGCCAGGAGGGGCAGTTCAGTCCCAGTCGCTACCCACCCCTGCAGGAAGAGAAAGTAGATTATCAGGAGAGCTCCAGCGAAGTGGTTGGAAAGCACCCAAGCGTTTCGTTTGCATTTCCGTCAGGTCCAAAGCGGTATTCCCACTCTGCTGCCTGGAATCCATTCCCGGCTTCCTTGCAGCCACCTCCCTTGGAGACATTCTATGTGACCAAAAGCCGGGATGCCCTGACAGAAACTGCCTTAGAGATCCCGGCTTGCAGAGAATCAAGagtgccttccccaccccccagagaaGCCTGGGGCTTTGGTCATGACCATCAGGttctccaaaatatttatttgaagaataagTTGCCAGTGCTATTACAAAACCAGAATTCCAAGATTGCCTcatctcagcagggagtcacAGCAGGGAGGCCATTTGATCTGAACACCAAGGAAGttagcagagaaagagggaagtaCCCTGGAAATATTGAAGAAGAAAGCCacaattcagtttatttttttgttgctcAGAACAGACATTTTCTTTCATCTACTAGCACAAAAGTATGTGAATTTGAAAATCAAGttggaattttaaataaacacagtCTTTCGGCGCTTCAGGAGGGAGAAAAGGCCACGGTACAGTCCTATTGCAATGTTTGCTCAAGCCATTCTAGGTCTAGGAGGCCTCTCCTTATTTGTGAGTCTGAGGCagatgaggaagaagagcaggatcACAGTGTGGTCCTAAGGCAGACTCAGGCCTttgatatgaacagacagtttcCTTCTGGCGCCAAGTCTGATTTCATCTATGAAACCATCAATTTAGCCCTTGACAAGGACATACTGGGGGAAACTGCTATTTCTTTGCAGTCCAGATCAGTACATCGTAGAGTAAGTGGCCCAAAGATGATGGCCCCGGATGAGAGTCCAGCCCACAAGGGTGAGAGGAAGAATGAATCTGGGTTTCTTGGGAATGCTCTCTATTCCAAAGGCAGCTCAAAAGAGTTTAATCTTCCGCAGACAGAGACTACATATGAAAGATTCCAGTCAGTTACATGCTCTCAGGAAAAAAACCTGAGTGAATGCAAAGGCTCTGGAAGGTCACAAGAAATGTTAAGCCCCAAAGAAGAACCTTCTGGAAAGAAGCAGAATAGAAGAGTCAACGGTGCTGATGAAATGGCCAGGCTAATTAGGAGTGTAATGCAGCTGGAAAGTGGCATCTTGGAAATTGAATCCAAGCAGAATATGCAGCCAAATGCTTCCCACACATTGGGAGTCAGTAAGGAGTTTGTGTTCCAGGACCGAAGGGACCAGGAGATGGCTGACTATGTCCTGAAGCCAGGCAGCTTTGGAAACCACCTGTCTTTGAAGGATCAGCCATCTTCTCAAAAACAGACAGATGATGTTACCTTTAGGGATAGCGAAGCTGGAGAAATAGAGGTTAACAGTAGCATTGGGAAAGGTCCCCAGGTCCAGAAAATCACCTTGTACCCCTTCAAGTCAAAGGAATGTGTACAAGACATTAAATTTGCAAAAGAGCACACTTGCCCAGCTGCTATATTAGACAGACCCTCCTGGCACATGTGTGATGATGTAGGGACATGTGCAGCTCGTAGAGAGTTTGCAGACATGTGTGCTGATCCAAGAACCAAGGGATTGGCTGGTGCTCTGCCATTGCAGCCGAGCCCCAAGATGTCTTCTGAGAAGGAGGGCGAAGTGGGGAATGCATCTGCAAACCCCAGAGGGCAGCCCTGTGGCTTGGGAAGTCTTGAGGAACTGAAAACTGTGAAAAGTTTTTGGGAAAGCCAGGTTGCCAATTGTGTAAGTAGTTCTAAGCAAGAGGAGCCCAAAGTTCAAGGCAGAGTTGAGGAAATGGCTGTGCAAAGAGGAGGGAGCCTACAGGAACAAAACACAGTAGTCTCATCAACTCAGAAACTTTTCAGCCCAAGCCAGCATTGTATGGGCACATCTTATAGCCAGGAGACTGGTCCACTGCTGAGCCAGACAGACTCCTCTGTGGTTCCTCACGGAGACCTGAGTAGTACCTTGTCTTTGAAGTCTCCAAGGCTGCCAAGAGACTATCTTCATGCACATGATACTGTAGGCATCTCTTCAGTTGACTATGCGCTGGCTCCCACAATGTTGAAAATGCCTAATAGTCCCTTGGTAACTGGAGCAGGGAGTCAGAATCAGAGTGGAGAGCCCCAAGGCCACAGTCCTCAGGGAAATGTTAGAGGGGGCTCCTCCTTGGCACACTCTGCTTGGTGTGGGTCTGTGATATCCACGGCCATGGGATCTCATGGTCAGTCCCATGTATCAGAGAGCATTCCCCTGGAGGCAGAGGGCCACAGATCAGCAGATATCCAAGACCAAGGAGGGGACCTCAGAAGCATCTCAATGGGCTTGAGTCCCAGAGAGGGTTTTGCTTCAGAAGCCGAAGCAGATATAcaaagaggaacagaaagaacCAGGTCACTGAACAGGGTCTCTAGCCCACTTGAAAAGAAGGCCCGCTGCCTCCTAGAAGAGGGTAACAGTCAAGGCCAGCAGGTgaagcagaaggcagagaaagaggctgAGGACCTCAGTTCTCCTAGTGGTACTTTCTCAGCACCTGTGTCCCTGCCAGGGGTGTCTCACCCAGAGCACCGTGCTCATACATCCACAGGCCTGGCTGTGTTGGAGATCAGACAAGCAAAGGCCCAAGGAAAGCAGCTTCATGACTTGGGGGCTGGAGGCAAAATTCTTCCTTACTATGAGACTTTATTAGGACCTGAATGTTCTTCAGGGGCCCCCAGTAGGTCTCAGTGTCCACAAAGGGACCAGTTAGTGTCAGACAGGGCCAGTAATGAGGCTGAAGAACAAGGATTTCATGTGGCATCTCTCTCTGCTGAACCAGGACATCTGTTGACTAATGAGAGGAAAGTTCCTCAGGCCACACCCCTCCCTGCAGATAGCTTTCAACATCCCCCCAAAACGGAGACTAAAACAGGGCCACAGCTTCCCTCACAGAAttcctcccctgcagccccaACTCCAGGCAAAAGCCATTGTGCTGGAGAACTGAGACATTTTCTGGGAGCCGATGAACAGTTTGTATGTCACACTTGTTCTGAAatcatagagaaaaagaaaaaagcaactaCAACACCTTCCTCTTCTGATCTTATGGGCTCGGGCAGTTTTCCTTCAACAGCTGTAGAGGACAGGAGGGAAATATCAGAGAAAGTAGTGGCTCCTTTATCTTCTTGGGCCCCTAATGATGATCCTGGCATGATTCCACATGGGGGAAGCCAGTTAGCTCTGTGGGAGACTGCAGAGGCCATGCGCCCTGGTGGTCAGGAGCACAGCCCAGTGCATCAAGAACCTAGAATTCTAGATACCACTTGTGGAGGAGGTTCAGGTAATTTTTTAGTGGCTgcacaggaaggaaaaacaacctGTTTTGAAAGTCAGCTTGTGACCTGTGATGTTCAGAATTCTGTCAGCCTCTCAGCATGTACCCAAGACTCCTCCCAATGCCTTGAGGCTTCCACTGGCTTAGAAGAAGGGAGGGCAAATCCCAAACAGGGTACCATCCTGCCTAGAGCCCTGAGGAGCCTTGAACTGGAAGCTCCCTTGCAGCAATGTGTGAAGCGGAAGGAGAATGTTGGCTGTGGACTGGCAGAAGCCTGCGGTGCTGGCAGTCATCCCAGGCTGACTCCATTGCCAGATCAAAGACCTAGCCCAGGTCCTGGGGGAGTTCAGGAGGAGGCCCAGGGCAGATGCCCACGGCAAACTTCCTATTGTGTTGTCTTCTTAGGGAACATTGAAAGCAGCAGGACTCTTAGTCCATCTAGGGGGCAGGAAGGCAGAACAactccttgccaacatctgtgtAATCCTCAACCTATTGCTTCTCTTGCCtgtttctccccaccctccactaTACCGTGTTATAGAGATGGTGACCTGGGAAAGGGGAATTCCAAGACTGCCCTGCACACTCTCCAGCCACCCTGCATAGTGCCTTCCAGAGCCTGTGGAATGGATGAGAGAGGAGAGGGCTGTTCCGGGGAACCTGAAGTGCTCTTGGCACCCGGCCTTGAGCCCAAGGGCATTCATAAGGATCTTGGGCCAACAGACAGCAGCACTCGGGAgccttctgcttctgctgctgtCCTATCTCTGGCTCAAGGGGGCAGCTCCCCTTCTGTGCCTCATGGGGGGGCAAGTTCACTGAGCCACTCAGTGGCTGATGGAGGCTCAAGGTCAGCAGAGGATCCTGAGAAAAAGGCTGCTGAGAAGAAAGCCAGTACAGAGCTTGAGGCTGCCTTTTCCTCTGCAGGCATGTGCTCTGAGCCACAGAGGATGTTTCGGGACAGCTCTGGAGGTAGCCAGAATGCACAAGAGACTCAAGCCAAGCCAGAACCACCCTTAACAACTGAGAGACCACACACCCTGGATTTAAGTGAAGGGTCTGTTGAGAGTGAGCTTCTGGGGGAAGCACAGCATGGATATTTAGGAAATGCAATCCAATGCCTTCCAGAAAAGCAACAATTTTCCTATAAGTCCAGAGATCACAGTGGCTTGGATCCCCAAGCCGGATTTGTAGCAAAGTTAAAACACATCTCCAGGCACCAAGCTGATGGTC is drawn from Ursus arctos isolate Adak ecotype North America unplaced genomic scaffold, UrsArc2.0 scaffold_36, whole genome shotgun sequence and contains these coding sequences:
- the STARD9 gene encoding stAR-related lipid transfer protein 9 isoform X3; this translates as MREGNRRTEKKVGKRQKRYVEKEGKQHMPGLLCLDWETKEGGRIIVEVDGKVAKIRNLKVDNRPDGFGDSREKVVAFGFDYCYWSVNPEDPQYASQDMVFQDLGTEVLSGAAKGYNICLFAYGQTGSGKTYTMLGTPASVGLTPRICEGLFIREEDSAPLPSSCRIKVSFLEIYNERVRDLLKQSDQKKSYTLRVREHPEMGPYVQGLSQHVVTNYKQVIQLLEEGIANRITAATHVHEASSRSHAIFTIYYTQAILENNLPSEIASKINLVDLAGSERADPSYCKDRITEGANINKSLVTLGIVISTLAQNSQAFSSCQSLSSAASDGGDSGIPSSPSGTSSGAGPSRKQSYIPYRDSVLTWLLKDSLGGNSKTIMVATVSPSHTCYSETMSTLRYASNAKHIINKPRVNETNYSPLNEEKDENLKELILQNELKIDQLTKDWTQKWNEWKALVEHYRVDINRRRAGVVIDSSLPHLMALEEDVLSTGVVLYHLKEGTTKIGRIDSDQEQDIVLQGQWIERDHCTITSACGVVILRPAQGARCTVNGREVTASCRLTQGAVITLGKAQKFRFNHPAEAAVLRQRRQVGEAVGGSGSLEWLDLDGDVTASRLGLCPLLWKKRRVLEEQSDEDHQPLRAGEAPQRAQIQQQHYVGDLRQRILAGQIRAKEDLELDQAHISQQIKDNQQQLLGEETWLAGLQQQRDHVAEKELEACVPPGAWLQADPETLLPPLVRSQKREVRLQLGRRNVLRAAQRDIRRRKSSFHLERILRKQRLLEAQKGLEQPKALCWLKDDHTQKPPYWVPSTDTMVPGPQHRSRRTGYSSLSLQRLCSRYLPQLHSVFLNRDPSTMLPPMPDPTDQISEKIPSEEYLPQAASYPPRTGHFSKNALYSSGKRHLCTPKVALARNGALASGSCLTVSSESASIQEMQRVGKQPCQMLSQSLASLDHSANKLKPRDEPGALTPSTYTKRGRGLADPDHTRAGWQKEGNLGTHKTAKGTCCTSSHPRGPKQASGCGKAAKTFWVESKPPPPSRASKRQQRVLVKDIAKKSSCLPHGSPLRGQHSVGDQDSTSSLTDFSPRVDHVRDKDGDLSDADSSYSVDSLSCVYAKALMEPKDPEGKEQDLPEPENSESDDGQISEDSLAEKGYESPPDSPRRSYLPNGHGHCRARVRASVRGFTTSSNSGRFTQTQRSFSLDSLIDAKEELREDQQEEAFFSSADEMPTETFWHLQTSNLPTVDQEATYRLGPINHGTGARLDAILPMSSSFYLGPPPQPPCEQPESEVEASSSEQANTLQGLQLSRGSPLLSMDSWFSCDSKINSSSPSGIVGSLCASPDIQESQPHGWERPGHWQNMEELKPSGAETLLPYNSKLPRGCAELPCCVSGVYTIPASDTPRLSLSGSCRLLQPRAAGIFQARGLPDTAQEASSEASNNSSVSGVLAASAASFTHVGSAHERDWAALQQKYLLELSHPVLQAVRESRPAFSSLEEDSASLTQASGKETDTLLPVGSGVSSSRDFSNFPIHLSKIRHLRAEKEQDSLSAELEGTSDFFTAREKEVSHSGTYSADVESLTSGTTNAPVFVAENKIANSRTEACEVKQNSLEESSQSSGKPRLMTSSDECFFQKSRCHGHVTIATKENHWPRGGAHLRKNSAGQEGQFSPSRYPPLQEEKVDYQESSSEVVGKHPSVSFAFPSGPKRYSHSAAWNPFPASLQPPPLETFYVTKSRDALTETALEIPACRESRVPSPPPREAWGFGHDHQVLQNIYLKNKLPVLLQNQNSKIASSQQGVTAGRPFDLNTKEVSRERGKYPGNIEEESHNSVYFFVAQNRHFLSSTSTKVCEFENQVGILNKHSLSALQEGEKATVQSYCNVCSSHSRSRRPLLICESEADEEEEQDHSVVLRQTQAFDMNRQFPSGAKSDFIYETINLALDKDILGETAISLQSRSVHRRVSGPKMMAPDESPAHKGERKNESGFLGNALYSKGSSKEFNLPQTETTYERFQSVTCSQEKNLSECKGSGRSQEMLSPKEEPSGKKQNRRVNGADEMARLIRSVMQLESGILEIESKQNMQPNASHTLGVSKEFVFQDRRDQEMADYVLKPGSFGNHLSLKDQPSSQKQTDDVTFRDSEAGEIEVNSSIGKGPQVQKITLYPFKSKECVQDIKFAKEHTCPAAILDRPSWHMCDDVGTCAARREFADMCADPRTKGLAGALPLQPSPKMSSEKEGEVGNASANPRGQPCGLGSLEELKTVKSFWESQVANCVSSSKQEEPKVQGRVEEMAVQRGGSLQEQNTVVSSTQKLFSPSQHCMGTSYSQETGPLLSQTDSSVVPHGDLSSTLSLKSPRLPRDYLHAHDTVGISSVDYALAPTMLKMPNSPLVTGAGSQNQSGEPQGHSPQGNVRGGSSLAHSAWCGSVISTAMGSHGQSHVSESIPLEAEGHRSADIQDQGGDLRSISMGLSPREGFASEAEADIQRGTERTRSLNRVSSPLEKKARCLLEEGNSQGQQVKQKAEKEAEDLSSPSGTFSAPVSLPGVSHPEHRAHTSTGLAVLEIRQAKAQGKQLHDLGAGGKILPYYETLLGPECSSGAPSRSQCPQRDQLVSDRASNEAEEQGFHVASLSAEPGHLLTNERKVPQATPLPADSFQHPPKTETKTGPQLPSQNSSPAAPTPGKSHCAGELRHFLGADEQFVCHTCSEIIEKKKKATTTPSSSDLMGSGSFPSTAVEDRREISEKVVAPLSSWAPNDDPGMIPHGGSQLALWETAEAMRPGGQEHSPVHQEPRILDTTCGGGSGNFLVAAQEGKTTCFESQLVTCDVQNSVSLSACTQDSSQCLEASTGLEEGRANPKQGTILPRALRSLELEAPLQQCVKRKENVGCGLAEACGAGSHPRLTPLPDQRPSPGPGGVQEEAQGRCPRQTSYCVVFLGNIESSRTLSPSRGQEGRTTPCQHLCNPQPIASLACFSPPSTIPCYRDGDLGKGNSKTALHTLQPPCIVPSRACGMDERGEGCSGEPEVLLAPGLEPKGIHKDLGPTDSSTREPSASAAVLSLAQGGSSPSVPHGGASSLSHSVADGGSRSAEDPEKKAAEKKASTELEAAFSSAGMCSEPQRMFRDSSGGSQNAQETQAKPEPPLTTERPHTLDLSEGSVESELLGEAQHGYLGNAIQCLPEKQQFSYKSRDHSGLDPQAGFVAKLKHISRHQADGPWEEEEQQRDQESGGGKEPAQGRTSQCSHEGGLDGCQIRDAGREEACAAKPRVSKMFSSGFKDSATMPLGQSEAPWPTPLSPGLPASGREQPAPPSRCSLPVIAVVSGPRHSRSSPRPQFSEVSSSQSLQELNMSVEPPSPTDEDTQEPNRLWFPHPTDYFSGNSAVRTSLEGEGCGQKASSNLDNSTADYWLPKPATPPYPRSSTLSCMPTPDFMTGWTSSTLEEEAWQESPERPGGQARPEKWHSKADKGTLHFNSSDINPYILSSRPEGPVQIGWKQYVFGSAVDVSCGQIPQGLIPSNMAHCSSMDSGLECQNSPLYSHLSTYANARDLSSPHSIGNAQGSRKLWEVWGSSFALENLHILNSPEGATPSKGPDKRAQFPGTPDEAGWLRSEALLAEGSAAGPVDDIMLPYPSEAGGPVGQFRMGTLEQGTQTLGCSLCWSSTDISSAQPETGAVPVSGLVTWTSMHNLSLHLSQLLHSTSELLGSLSQPSVAEKEQNIKRETPDEVTQAFMIDGCTQTTMDKGIQTDLALPPLHLQAPEANPQEVNVVLEVLGSDIPTMSQGQGYVTGTLQKKEAEETAWKMAGPSELREESLHCRPESLLAPPSHLRFQKAHFGQNLPSVSPQASPDASLPPNSQPEEPSCLVVGSPSLTSSQSPEPCPSAAVSLRDPKVEKDLGTMGMLLVDRASSPILTLSASTQGLGLPADSLSATTPSACPLEGHQELVSSPDLLPDTSRPPVDNHSQTTDESGGSQRVGAPCGEGSSPLEKSDGRSFLEVSSPGRLPQNPKLQVCFLEQAPQQLQPKTTTLLQSRLPTPSLRSRSQRLADSFVSEDLASLECGPVSSRGAGQWQSKTENGGESSASPVEPQPTLDFSSSRGGLQPLSPCPISELTDTSGLQGSTLGPTKACQSEVLLCSSSQVCMAPEPQHHGLRDFPVHNKFTHWSGVQDGSPGGLSVKETRCDPSSGEQGQKPLQPPDDQSQDPQWSQRESIPLQVGAQNLPLSMELTEAKLHHGFGEAAALLQVLQTGTGEALAAEEPVRSTWEELYARQKQTIETLRRERAERLQNFHWTRSLGPQKQLSLLPNRDLPTRDLDLPSRRREYLQQLRKDVVETTRSPGSASRSAHPASDIALMLQEYQRAREEAKVEIARARARLWEQTEQEKLRIRQQIISQLLREEEKLHTLATSNSLCTSSNGSLSSGVTSGYNSSTALPDQLQSPDSVGDTNLPDSSDSWIGDVRGSSTVRNSHLSLAGSTWKSLAYSRRTSLGSCCCSPSSLSSLGTCFSSSYQDLAKHIVDLSVADVMAACSDNLHNLFSCQAAAGWNYQGEEQEVQLYYKVFSSTRHGFLGAGVVSQPLSHVWAAVSDPTLWPLYHKPIQTARLHQRVTNSINLVYLVCDTALCALKQPRDFCCVCVEAKEGQLSIVAAQSVYDTSMPRPSREMVRGEILPSAWVLQPITMEGKEITRVIYLAQVELGAPGFPPQLLSSFIKQQPLVIARLASFLGS